A region of the Candidatus Kapaibacterium sp. genome:
AATTGACAAGGGTAAGTATGCGGTGGCGTATTTTGAAATTACACCTGACCAATACGGTGCGGCATGGGATGCAGTATTCGCCGGTTGGCTTCCTCAGAGTGGATATCAATGTGCGGAAGGTGTTTGTTTCGAGAATTATCTGAATGACCCTGAATCTCATCCCGAAAAAAAGCATTTTATTGAAATTTGTGTACCGGTAAAGCCGCTTTAATTTTAATATTTTAAAGCAAATGGAATCTCATCACCTCAAAAGGTATAGTTATAGGTAACACTATAACTATACCTTTGAGTGTATTATCAATCACTTCATATCTTCACTCCAACTATCGTTACATCATCAATTTGTTCGCGATTGCAGCGATGATTGTTGAATTCATTTTCTAGTATCGCGTTTTGTTCGGAAATTGGGTTATCGGCAATTGATTCAAGCAGAGCTAAAAAGCGGCGTGTGCTGAATTTTTTGCCGTCTTCGTTCATTTGGTCGGCAAATCCGTCGGTAGTAAGATACAGTGTAATATTCTCTGCTTTTTCGATTTCAACAGAATTGAATTGGTATTCATCAATAAATTTTCATTTTGATTTCCAACTTATTTTGTATTTTTGATTATATATATAATTTGGAATAAAAATGATACTAAACATCAACAACCAAGAATATAATGTGAAATCATCAACTGAAACACCTCTATTATGGGTGCTTCGCGATGAGCTCGGGCTGCTGGGAACTAAGTATGGCTGTGGCATTGGTGTTTGTGGTACCTGTGCGGTTTTAATAGATGGAAGAGCAGAGCGTAGTTGCATTTTTCCAGTTTCAAGTCTAGAAAATAGCAAGATTATCACAATTGAAGGACTTTCGCCTGAAGGGCTTAATAAATTGCAACAAGCGTGGGTTGATATTGGTGTATCCCAATGTGGCTATTGCCAACCCGGGCAAATAATCACAGCCCAAGACTTACTAAATCAAAAACCTAATCCAACGGATGACGATATTGATACTGCAATGTCGAATAATATTTGTCGCTGCGGTACTTATAATAAAATACGTCAGGCAATTCATTTAGCGGCAAAGGGGTAAAAAATGAAAAATATTGATAATGGAAGACGCAGATTTGCATTAGGTACTGCTTTGGGAATTGGTGGAGTTGTTTCAGGCGTTTTCACAGCTACAAGTTTATTTTCCCAAATTAAGGACTTCGATAAAGAGAAAAATGCATTCTCGATTGAACCAAATATTTGGCTTGAAATTAGAGAAGACAATAAAATAGTCATCACTATTCCTCGCTCTGAACTTGGGCAAGGAGTAAGAACCTCCCTCTCGATGATAACAGCAGAGGAGTTAGATGCTGACTGGGATTTGATATTGCCAGTCAATGCTGTTGGAGATAGCAAATATGGCAATCAATCAACCGGGGGAAGCACAAGTATGAGAGTTTTTTGGGATATTTTAAGAACTGCGGGGGCGCAAGCAAGAATGTTGCTTTTGGCTTCTGCAGCTCAGCTCTGGCAAATTCCGATTGATAAATGTAGAACCGAAAAAAGTTATGTTTATGAAATTGATGGTCAGCGCAGTGTTCCATACTCTGAGTTGATTGATATAGCTTCAACTTTACCGGTACCTCCTGCCTCTTCAGTCAAATTGAAGCAACCATCTGAATTTAAAATAATTGGTAAAACTAAGTGGCACATTGATAATCCTGATATAGTAACCGGAAAAGCAATTTTTGGTTCTGACTTTAGAATGGAAGGTATGAAATATGCTGTTGTGCTTAGACCTACTGAGATTGGCGGATCATTAAAGTCGTTTGACGATACTAAAGCAAAAAACATTGACGGATATATTGCGTCCTATCAAATACCACAAGGCTTGGCTGTTGTTGCCGAAAGCACTTATATTGCATTATCAGCATCAGACTCAATCAATGCAGAATGGAATCCCGGACCAATTTCAACGAAAGACAGCCGAATTATTACCCAAGAGTTAATTAATACCATTGGCAATCTTCCGTCTTTACCTCTGAATACTTCCAAAACAGTAGAGTCCGTTTATGAAGTTCCGTTGCTGGCTCACGCGACAATGGAACCAATGAATTCATTTGCTCATTATCATGATGATAAATGTGACGTTTGGACAATTACACAGAATCCTCAAAATGCAAGAACAAGGGTAGCTGGTGCAGTTGGATTGGCTCAAAGCGACGTTACAGTGAATGTTTTACTTGCTGGCGGCGGTTTTGGAAGAGGGCATATTAATGACTTTGTTGAAATGGCAGCAAGAATTTCAAAATTGTCCGGTTATCCAATTAAACTTTTCTACACTAAAGCAGACTGCATCCGTAATGATTACTATCGTAGTATGAGCATACACTCTGTAAAAGCAGGTATTGATAATAGCGGCAAAATTACCGGCTGGATACACAAAGTTGCCTCTCAAGGTTCGGTTAATGGCTCTAATCCAAGCTTTCAAGTGCCGAACATACAAAATCTAAGCTCGTCTCGTAATTATTCAATACCAACCGGACCTTGGCGCTCGGTCAATAGTAGTCAGGTAGTTTTTGTAAATGAATCTCTTATGGATGAACTGGCTATACTTGCTAATGCCGACCCTTTGGAATTTCGTCTAAATATTACAACAAACTCAAGATTGAAAAGAGTCATAGAACTTGTAGCAGAAAAAGCTGAGTGGAGCAAAAAACTACCTGATAATTGGGGACGGGGTATTGCGTGTAATGTTGCGTATGGGAGCTTTGCTGCTCACGTTGTAGAAGTATCTGTCTCGAATTTAGGTATATTAAAAGTTGAAAGAGTAGTAGCTGCTTTAGATTGTGGCATTGCTATTAATCCGGGAAATATTGAA
Encoded here:
- a CDS encoding SpoIIE family protein phosphatase, producing the protein MYLTTDGFADQMNEDGKKFSTRRFLALLESIADNPISEQNAILENEFNNHRCNREQIDDVTIVGVKI
- a CDS encoding (2Fe-2S)-binding protein, with amino-acid sequence MILNINNQEYNVKSSTETPLLWVLRDELGLLGTKYGCGIGVCGTCAVLIDGRAERSCIFPVSSLENSKIITIEGLSPEGLNKLQQAWVDIGVSQCGYCQPGQIITAQDLLNQKPNPTDDDIDTAMSNNICRCGTYNKIRQAIHLAAKG
- a CDS encoding molybdopterin-dependent oxidoreductase; the encoded protein is MKNIDNGRRRFALGTALGIGGVVSGVFTATSLFSQIKDFDKEKNAFSIEPNIWLEIREDNKIVITIPRSELGQGVRTSLSMITAEELDADWDLILPVNAVGDSKYGNQSTGGSTSMRVFWDILRTAGAQARMLLLASAAQLWQIPIDKCRTEKSYVYEIDGQRSVPYSELIDIASTLPVPPASSVKLKQPSEFKIIGKTKWHIDNPDIVTGKAIFGSDFRMEGMKYAVVLRPTEIGGSLKSFDDTKAKNIDGYIASYQIPQGLAVVAESTYIALSASDSINAEWNPGPISTKDSRIITQELINTIGNLPSLPLNTSKTVESVYEVPLLAHATMEPMNSFAHYHDDKCDVWTITQNPQNARTRVAGAVGLAQSDVTVNVLLAGGGFGRGHINDFVEMAARISKLSGYPIKLFYTKADCIRNDYYRSMSIHSVKAGIDNSGKITGWIHKVASQGSVNGSNPSFQVPNIQNLSSSRNYSIPTGPWRSVNSSQVVFVNESLMDELAILANADPLEFRLNITTNSRLKRVIELVAEKAEWSKKLPDNWGRGIACNVAYGSFAAHVVEVSVSNLGILKVERVVAALDCGIAINPGNIEAQFVGSAIDGLSTAIKSEITIKNGRIEQSGFHNFQWLTMRESPNIEVHIFPSNESPGGIGELGFPSVSPALCNAIYDACKIRIKRLPIKHTSLHTSHNYDDKIYQSNINIYPNPFEDFVNVEFDISTSQFGKYEFSVFDILGNRVFSRQKEYYHNRINEQLNLSKLISGAYILTIKMDKNILFSNKLIKLSK